A single region of the Deltaproteobacteria bacterium genome encodes:
- the katG gene encoding catalase/peroxidase HPI: MNTNGETKCPFTGGMSKHSAGGGTSNRDWWPNLLKLNILRQHSSLSNPMGDAFNYAEEFKTLDLDAVKKDIFDLMTTSQDWWPADYGHYGPLFIRMAWHSAGTYRIADGRGGGGSGSQRFAPLNSWPDNANLDKARLLLWPVKQKYGKKISWADLMILAGNCALESMGFKTFGFAGGREDVWESEEDIYWGSEAEWLGDKRYTGDRELENPLGAVQMGLIYVNPEGPNGNPDPLAAARDIRETFGRMAMNDEETVALIAGGHTFGKTHGAGDPTRYVGPEPAAAGIEEQGLGWKNTFGSGNAGNSITSGLEGAWTTTPTKWSHNYFENLFGYEWELSKSPAGAHQWKPKDGAGAGTVPDAHDPSKSHAPFMLTTDLSLRMDPIYEPISRRFYENPDEFKDAFARAWFKLTHRDMGPRTRYLGPEVPAEELIWQDPIPTVTHELIGDQDIAALKGNILASGLSVSQLVSTAWASASTFRGSDKRGGANGARIRLAPQKDWEVNDPAQLQAVLKTLEGIQKEFNDAQTGGKMVSLADLIVLGGCAGIEQAAKNAGHEVTVPFTPGRADASQEQTDVESFTYLEPAADGFSNYLKTEYTVSAEEMLVDRAQLLTLTAPEMTVLVGGMRVLNTNFGQSQHGVFTKRPEVLTNDFFVNLLDLGTTWKATSEAEEVFEGRDRTTGELKWTGTRIDLIFGSNSELRALAEVYGCENSQERFTQDFVAAWTKVMNLDRFDLT, from the coding sequence ATGAATACTAACGGTGAAACCAAGTGCCCGTTTACAGGTGGAATGTCAAAGCACAGCGCTGGTGGTGGCACTTCAAACCGAGACTGGTGGCCGAATCTGTTGAAATTGAACATCCTCCGCCAACACTCTTCTTTATCCAATCCTATGGGCGACGCGTTCAACTACGCCGAAGAGTTCAAGACCCTCGACCTGGATGCAGTAAAGAAAGACATCTTCGATCTTATGACCACATCCCAGGACTGGTGGCCAGCCGACTATGGTCACTATGGGCCGCTCTTCATTCGGATGGCGTGGCACAGCGCCGGTACTTACCGCATCGCCGACGGCCGTGGTGGCGGAGGCTCCGGCAGCCAGCGCTTTGCGCCGCTAAACAGTTGGCCTGACAATGCGAACCTCGATAAGGCACGCTTGCTGCTCTGGCCGGTCAAACAGAAATACGGCAAGAAAATCTCTTGGGCCGATCTGATGATCCTCGCCGGCAACTGCGCCCTCGAGTCAATGGGCTTCAAGACATTCGGTTTCGCTGGCGGACGTGAGGATGTTTGGGAGTCTGAGGAAGACATCTATTGGGGTTCTGAAGCCGAGTGGCTTGGAGACAAGCGTTACACCGGCGACCGGGAACTCGAGAATCCCCTCGGCGCCGTTCAGATGGGACTGATCTACGTGAATCCGGAAGGTCCAAACGGAAATCCTGATCCTCTCGCGGCAGCCCGTGATATTCGCGAGACCTTCGGACGCATGGCTATGAATGACGAAGAGACTGTCGCGCTTATTGCCGGCGGACACACATTCGGCAAAACCCATGGTGCCGGCGATCCAACCCGGTATGTTGGCCCGGAACCCGCAGCCGCGGGCATTGAGGAGCAAGGACTAGGCTGGAAAAACACGTTCGGCAGCGGCAATGCAGGCAACTCTATTACCAGCGGCCTCGAGGGCGCATGGACTACAACGCCGACAAAGTGGAGCCACAACTACTTCGAGAACCTGTTCGGCTACGAATGGGAGCTATCGAAGAGCCCAGCCGGTGCGCATCAGTGGAAACCGAAGGATGGAGCAGGCGCCGGTACGGTGCCGGATGCACACGACCCGTCGAAGAGTCACGCACCATTCATGCTTACGACGGACCTTTCCTTGCGGATGGACCCTATCTATGAGCCGATTTCAAGACGCTTTTACGAGAATCCGGATGAGTTCAAAGACGCCTTCGCCCGGGCGTGGTTCAAGCTTACGCACCGCGATATGGGTCCACGCACACGCTATCTCGGCCCGGAGGTGCCAGCGGAAGAGCTGATCTGGCAAGACCCTATCCCAACCGTTACGCATGAGCTGATTGGCGATCAGGACATCGCTGCACTGAAGGGTAATATCCTTGCCTCAGGACTGTCAGTGTCTCAACTGGTATCAACCGCTTGGGCGTCAGCATCAACGTTCCGTGGCTCCGATAAACGCGGCGGCGCGAATGGTGCACGTATTCGCCTTGCGCCGCAGAAGGATTGGGAAGTCAACGATCCAGCTCAATTACAGGCAGTGCTGAAGACGCTTGAGGGCATCCAAAAAGAGTTCAACGACGCCCAGACCGGGGGTAAGATGGTTTCACTCGCCGACTTGATCGTTCTGGGCGGATGCGCAGGCATCGAGCAGGCGGCGAAGAATGCCGGTCACGAAGTGACAGTGCCCTTTACACCGGGACGTGCCGATGCGTCGCAAGAACAAACCGATGTGGAATCCTTCACCTACCTCGAGCCGGCTGCAGACGGATTCAGCAACTACTTGAAGACAGAGTACACCGTATCGGCAGAGGAAATGTTGGTTGACCGGGCGCAACTGTTGACGCTGACCGCTCCTGAGATGACGGTTCTCGTTGGCGGCATGCGTGTACTTAACACTAACTTCGGTCAGTCCCAACATGGCGTCTTCACTAAACGCCCGGAGGTGCTCACCAATGACTTCTTCGTCAACCTGCTCGATTTGGGCACGACGTGGAAGGCGACTTCGGAGGCCGAGGAAGTGTTTGAAGGCCGTGATCGTACGACAGGCGAACTCAAGTGGACCGGTACCCGTATCGATCTCATCTTCGGTTCGAACTCAGAGCTCCGGGCTCTCGCTGAAGTCTACGGATGTGAGAACTCTCAAGAGCGGTTTACGCAGGACTTTGTGGCGGCGTGGACTAAGGTGATGAACCTTGACCGCTTCGACCTGACCTGA
- the tilS gene encoding tRNA lysidine(34) synthetase TilS: MGVSGGADSIALLHILNELSDYRPRIIVAHLNHGIRGNEAERDSEFVGRIADSLNLQFEYGEADTPVYKEKSKLSLEEAARALRYEFFHKVREKHRASKIATAHTLDDQAETVLMRLIRGSGRPGLSGIPPVSKPHIIRPLIDTSRSMVEEYLRSRGIPWIEDSTNELRTLLRNRIRLDLIPELKNYNPQIKETLARTSDILRLEDDYIKREGEKHFKRIFSKDEKELTGKLEKYKRLHAALRMSVLRLALDHTASLKNVSSVHLISADEFLTSAAPSGEVSFPGGIAVAKGYDYFLVTSQSGLKREFSHTIPSTGKWSFPELEVEIEKARAESLAEESENLVYLAREAVEFPIEVRSFKPGDRFIPLGMKNRKKLKNYFIDCKIPRFLRYRIPVFTSNGEIMWLGGLRIDERFKLKNKGKEALRFKLTRPRLFPG, encoded by the coding sequence ATGGGTGTCTCAGGGGGGGCGGATTCCATCGCGCTCCTTCATATTCTTAATGAGCTGAGCGACTACCGTCCCAGAATTATAGTCGCACACCTGAATCATGGAATAAGGGGAAATGAAGCAGAGAGGGACTCGGAATTCGTCGGCAGGATTGCGGACTCGTTAAATCTCCAGTTTGAGTACGGGGAAGCAGACACACCCGTATACAAGGAGAAATCAAAATTAAGCCTAGAAGAGGCGGCGAGAGCGCTCAGATACGAGTTCTTCCATAAGGTCAGGGAAAAACACCGCGCCTCTAAAATTGCGACCGCCCATACGCTCGACGATCAGGCCGAGACCGTATTGATGAGGCTTATAAGGGGAAGCGGGCGTCCCGGGCTTTCCGGCATCCCTCCCGTCTCGAAACCTCATATAATAAGACCACTGATTGACACGAGCCGCTCCATGGTAGAGGAATATCTTCGATCAAGAGGCATCCCCTGGATCGAGGACTCGACAAACGAGCTGCGAACACTCCTCAGAAACAGGATAAGACTTGACCTTATTCCCGAGCTAAAGAACTATAACCCCCAAATAAAAGAGACGCTCGCGCGGACATCCGACATCCTGAGGCTTGAAGACGACTACATAAAACGGGAGGGGGAAAAACATTTCAAACGCATATTCAGCAAAGACGAAAAAGAACTGACAGGCAAGTTAGAAAAATATAAGCGCCTTCACGCAGCTCTCAGAATGTCGGTCCTGAGACTGGCGCTCGACCACACGGCGAGCCTCAAAAACGTATCATCGGTTCACCTGATCTCGGCGGATGAATTCCTTACTTCAGCCGCTCCGTCAGGCGAAGTCTCTTTCCCCGGAGGCATCGCCGTCGCCAAGGGATACGACTATTTTCTCGTCACCTCGCAATCCGGGCTTAAACGGGAATTCTCGCATACCATACCGTCAACAGGAAAATGGAGCTTCCCGGAACTCGAAGTCGAAATAGAAAAGGCAAGAGCGGAATCCTTAGCGGAGGAAAGCGAAAATCTTGTTTATCTGGCTCGGGAAGCGGTTGAGTTCCCGATTGAGGTAAGAAGCTTTAAACCCGGTGACAGGTTTATCCCCCTTGGAATGAAGAACCGTAAAAAGCTGAAGAATTATTTTATAGATTGCAAAATCCCGCGTTTTTTGAGGTATAGAATTCCGGTTTTTACAAGCAACGGGGAGATTATGTGGCTCGGAGGGCTCAGGATCGACGAGAGATTCAAGTTGAAGAATAAGGGTAAAGAGGCGCTCAGATTCAAACTTACGAGACCCCGGCTTTTCCCCGGTTAG
- a CDS encoding integration host factor subunit alpha, with the protein MTKKELADVIHTKIGLSKRESAEIVEFFFEIAKDRLGNGEGIKLPRFGSFRVQNRKARKGRNPATGETIEIAERKAVVFKPSRFLRDAIDKQTA; encoded by the coding sequence ATGACAAAAAAAGAACTCGCAGATGTTATTCATACAAAAATAGGCTTATCCAAAAGAGAATCGGCCGAGATAGTAGAGTTCTTCTTTGAAATCGCCAAAGACAGGCTCGGCAACGGCGAGGGAATAAAACTGCCCAGATTCGGAAGCTTCCGTGTCCAGAACCGGAAGGCAAGAAAAGGCAGAAACCCCGCCACCGGGGAGACGATCGAAATAGCCGAGAGAAAAGCGGTTGTATTTAAACCCAGCAGATTCCTCCGCGATGCTATAGACAAACAAACCGCTTGA
- a CDS encoding cysteine desulfurase family protein gives MRKIYLDNNATTPLDPRVLESMMPYLKDDFGNPSSIHSFGSRARAALDKSREEVADFINASPREIFFTSGGSESNNFAIKGTVFGKLGKERNHLVTTRVEHESVLEVFKYLEARGFKVTYLEVDGYGLPDTEAFKKAVTDETLLVSCMYANNETGTVMPVTEIAEIVKQRGAIFHTDAVQASGKLEIDVKKIPADLLTVSAHKFYGPKGSGALFIRDGLLRELEIATLIHGGGQERGVRSGTESVPGIVGLGTAAALAKTEMKEDEARVKELRDRLYSEILRRTDNVTLNGLKENTLWNTLNLSIAGVDGGSLSMSLDLEGVAVSTGSACSEGKVDPSHVLLAMGMSKQEASSSVRISLGRFTTKEDIDVVSEILPRAVERIRRVAAADTSVI, from the coding sequence ATGAGAAAGATATATCTCGACAACAACGCTACGACGCCTTTAGACCCGAGGGTTCTTGAGTCTATGATGCCTTACCTGAAAGACGATTTCGGGAATCCGTCGAGTATACATTCGTTTGGAAGCAGGGCGAGGGCGGCCCTTGACAAATCGAGGGAAGAGGTCGCGGATTTCATAAACGCGAGTCCCCGGGAAATATTTTTTACATCCGGCGGGAGCGAAAGCAACAATTTCGCCATTAAAGGGACGGTGTTCGGAAAGCTCGGGAAAGAACGGAATCATCTGGTAACTACGAGGGTCGAGCACGAGTCGGTGCTCGAGGTTTTCAAATACCTTGAGGCGCGCGGATTCAAAGTTACTTACCTTGAGGTCGACGGGTACGGTCTTCCAGATACCGAAGCGTTTAAAAAGGCCGTCACCGATGAAACCTTGCTTGTTTCGTGCATGTACGCCAACAATGAGACGGGAACGGTCATGCCCGTTACGGAAATTGCCGAAATCGTAAAGCAAAGGGGGGCTATATTCCATACTGACGCAGTGCAGGCCTCGGGCAAACTGGAGATAGACGTTAAGAAAATACCCGCCGATCTGCTCACCGTTTCAGCGCATAAATTTTACGGCCCCAAAGGCTCGGGGGCTTTGTTCATAAGGGACGGATTATTAAGGGAGCTTGAGATTGCAACACTTATTCACGGCGGCGGGCAGGAGAGAGGGGTAAGATCGGGTACTGAAAGTGTTCCCGGAATTGTGGGGTTGGGAACGGCCGCCGCTCTCGCAAAGACCGAAATGAAGGAAGATGAAGCACGGGTAAAGGAATTAAGGGACAGATTGTACAGTGAAATACTACGGCGTACGGATAATGTAACTCTTAACGGGCTTAAAGAAAATACGCTCTGGAATACCCTTAATCTGAGTATTGCCGGAGTGGACGGAGGCTCGCTTTCCATGAGCCTCGATCTTGAAGGAGTCGCGGTATCCACGGGCTCAGCGTGTTCCGAGGGGAAAGTCGATCCTTCTCATGTCCTGCTGGCAATGGGGATGTCGAAGCAGGAAGCATCCTCATCGGTCCGAATCAGTTTGGGAAGATTCACGACGAAAGAGGATATAGACGTAGTGTCCGAAATTCTGCCCAGGGCTGTGGAGAGAATAAGAAGGGTAGCGGCTGCCGATACTTCTGTAATATAG
- a CDS encoding LysR family transcriptional regulator: MELHQLRYFVAVAETGGFSKAAKRCYVAQPSLSQQIIKLEHELGQELFERLGRSVALTEAGRSLLPRARLILKEANGIKSGILGDVHSGIGTLSVGMIPTIAPYLLPGTLNMFSEEYPKAQISITENLTDRLVKSLINLELDLAIMSLPIDSKLIKTEPLFEDPLVLALSDGHPLNDLQDIRIKDLVNIPFIALDEEHCLGEQVNNFCYEKQINPEIICRTWNLSTIQHCVSFGNGISLVPKMLVMTDSSGSCVYRKIKGQFPKRTVVAAWHRDRKPSKLALEFIEIVKQEYESLLKIRRTSGFDLNAPVI, translated from the coding sequence ATGGAACTTCATCAATTGAGATACTTTGTTGCAGTAGCCGAGACCGGGGGTTTTAGTAAAGCAGCCAAAAGGTGTTATGTCGCTCAGCCTTCACTTAGCCAGCAGATCATAAAACTTGAGCACGAACTCGGCCAGGAGCTGTTCGAAAGGCTCGGGCGCAGTGTGGCTTTAACGGAAGCCGGAAGGTCTTTACTGCCCCGCGCCAGGCTGATCCTAAAAGAAGCAAACGGAATCAAATCCGGAATTCTGGGGGATGTTCATTCCGGTATCGGGACTCTTTCCGTAGGCATGATTCCCACAATAGCTCCGTACCTACTTCCGGGCACCCTGAATATGTTCAGCGAGGAATATCCGAAGGCGCAGATTTCGATCACCGAGAATCTTACGGACAGGCTGGTGAAGAGCTTGATAAATCTGGAGCTAGACCTTGCGATTATGAGTCTTCCTATCGACAGCAAGCTCATCAAAACGGAGCCTCTATTCGAAGACCCATTGGTTCTGGCTCTCTCGGATGGACATCCCCTAAACGACTTGCAGGACATCAGAATCAAAGACCTGGTTAATATCCCGTTCATCGCGCTTGACGAGGAGCACTGCCTGGGCGAGCAGGTCAATAACTTCTGCTACGAGAAACAGATAAATCCGGAAATTATCTGCCGCACGTGGAATCTGTCCACAATACAGCACTGTGTTTCTTTTGGAAACGGGATTTCTCTTGTGCCGAAGATGCTGGTCATGACGGATTCGTCCGGGAGCTGCGTGTACAGAAAAATTAAAGGCCAGTTTCCAAAGCGAACGGTTGTCGCCGCATGGCACAGGGACCGAAAGCCCTCAAAACTGGCACTGGAATTTATCGAAATAGTAAAACAGGAATACGAGTCCCTTCTTAAAATCCGACGAACATCCGGATTTGATTTAAATGCGCCGGTTATTTAG
- the pheT gene encoding phenylalanine--tRNA ligase subunit beta, with product MILTLSWLREYVDFDISPDDLAERLTMAGLEVESVEHRGKGLENVVVAEILDIKPHPDATKLSLCDVSDGENRYNIVCGATNMKAGDKVALAKIGTTLPPGPKFPDGLKIKKAKIRGEVSEGMLCAENELGLGEEGDGIMILPESAETGKRLVDEYGLEDVLFEIGITPNRPDCLSVVGVAREAAAILGGKVKFPDLTVSESGEGIQNLVKVELLDREKCPRYSCRIIKNARIGPSPLWLKTRLESSGIRPINTVVDVTNYVLLELGQPLHAFDYDLIEDRKIVVRSAGEGEVIETLDGAERKLTPDDLLICDGKKPVALAGVMGGANTEVSESTKNILLESAYFEPLYVRKTSRKTGLRSESSYRFERGVDPNGITDALDRAAELIRKLAGGEIARGRVDEYPAIIKPAEVKLSLKRVNSLLGTDIDSKKIIQITRGLGLESTDSSDGEFTFRIPTYRVDLTREIDLIEEIARLHGYDNISTTLPSVLMRSEGVGKDKLTRDRIKQILMSDGFYEVINYSFDDNELLSLFSKSESLGILNPLTRESSAMRTSLLPGLIRNTVLNLNRQEQDVRLFESGKVFFPTEEGNLPKEITKLAAAATGRRQPEFWDKEEFDFFDLKSVLEKCFDALSVRESVNFRRTPEIGFLHPGKSAVIMIGDEEAGFIGELHPDLSEKLEISKKLYVFEIDLDKAATKSKDRKRLFKGLPKFPSVRRDIALIVNDEIPVSSILEEIDRVGSELIEDAQVFDVFTGGPVEKGKKSVAVSLQLRASDKTLTDEDINEVQKKTLKNLQLAIGAELRTI from the coding sequence ATGATACTTACATTAAGCTGGCTTAGAGAATACGTCGATTTTGATATTTCGCCTGATGACTTGGCCGAGAGGCTCACCATGGCCGGGCTCGAGGTGGAATCGGTCGAGCACAGGGGTAAAGGGCTTGAAAATGTGGTAGTGGCGGAAATCCTTGATATTAAACCACACCCGGACGCTACAAAACTCTCACTCTGCGACGTTTCAGACGGCGAGAACCGCTATAACATAGTCTGCGGAGCAACTAACATGAAAGCGGGCGATAAGGTTGCGCTTGCGAAAATCGGCACCACTCTGCCCCCGGGACCGAAATTCCCCGACGGACTCAAAATAAAGAAAGCAAAGATAAGGGGCGAAGTATCGGAAGGGATGCTGTGCGCCGAAAATGAGCTCGGCTTGGGAGAGGAAGGGGATGGAATCATGATTCTTCCCGAATCGGCAGAGACGGGAAAAAGGCTTGTGGATGAGTACGGGCTTGAAGATGTTTTATTCGAGATTGGAATTACCCCCAACCGTCCCGACTGCCTGAGCGTCGTAGGAGTTGCGAGAGAGGCGGCTGCAATATTGGGGGGCAAAGTAAAATTCCCCGATTTAACCGTATCCGAATCCGGAGAAGGCATTCAGAACCTCGTAAAGGTAGAGCTTCTTGACCGTGAGAAGTGCCCGCGGTACTCCTGCCGGATAATAAAGAACGCCCGGATCGGGCCTTCCCCGCTCTGGCTTAAAACGAGGCTCGAATCCTCGGGGATCAGACCTATCAATACTGTGGTGGATGTAACGAACTACGTCCTGCTCGAGCTCGGTCAGCCCCTCCACGCTTTTGACTATGACCTCATTGAAGACAGAAAGATCGTGGTGAGGTCGGCTGGAGAGGGAGAGGTAATCGAGACGCTTGACGGCGCCGAAAGAAAACTCACTCCGGACGACCTTCTTATTTGCGACGGGAAGAAACCGGTTGCTCTTGCGGGCGTAATGGGCGGCGCCAACACGGAGGTATCAGAAAGCACGAAAAACATCTTACTCGAAAGCGCTTATTTCGAGCCTCTCTACGTGAGAAAAACATCGAGAAAAACAGGGCTCAGGTCCGAATCCTCTTATAGGTTCGAAAGGGGCGTCGACCCGAACGGCATAACGGACGCGCTGGACAGGGCCGCAGAGCTGATAAGAAAACTCGCGGGCGGGGAGATAGCCAGGGGCAGAGTGGATGAATACCCGGCTATAATCAAACCCGCCGAAGTCAAGCTGTCTTTAAAGCGCGTGAATTCCCTTTTGGGAACAGACATAGACTCAAAAAAAATAATTCAAATAACCCGGGGACTGGGACTGGAAAGCACCGATTCCTCGGACGGAGAGTTCACCTTCAGGATACCCACGTACAGGGTGGACCTGACAAGAGAAATAGACTTAATAGAAGAAATCGCCAGGCTCCACGGGTATGACAATATTTCAACGACTCTGCCTTCGGTACTGATGAGATCAGAGGGGGTCGGCAAAGACAAACTTACTCGGGACAGGATCAAACAAATCCTCATGTCGGACGGTTTTTATGAAGTGATTAATTACAGTTTCGACGACAACGAGCTTTTGAGCCTTTTCAGCAAAAGTGAGTCGCTCGGAATCCTCAACCCTCTGACGAGGGAAAGCTCGGCTATGAGGACAAGCCTGCTGCCCGGCCTAATACGTAATACCGTTTTGAACCTGAACCGCCAGGAACAGGATGTAAGACTGTTCGAGTCAGGAAAGGTCTTTTTCCCGACGGAAGAGGGTAATCTGCCGAAAGAAATTACAAAATTAGCTGCGGCTGCAACCGGAAGGAGACAGCCGGAATTCTGGGATAAGGAGGAATTTGATTTCTTCGACCTAAAGAGCGTTCTTGAAAAATGCTTTGATGCGCTGTCTGTTCGGGAAAGCGTAAATTTCAGACGCACTCCGGAAATCGGATTTCTCCACCCGGGAAAATCAGCTGTAATAATGATTGGAGATGAGGAAGCGGGCTTCATCGGAGAGCTGCATCCCGACCTGAGTGAAAAACTCGAAATCTCAAAAAAATTATATGTTTTCGAAATCGACCTCGATAAAGCCGCAACCAAATCGAAGGACAGGAAAAGGTTATTTAAAGGGCTTCCGAAATTCCCTTCGGTCAGGAGAGACATTGCTCTTATCGTGAATGATGAAATCCCTGTCAGCAGTATTCTCGAAGAGATAGACAGGGTAGGCTCGGAGTTAATCGAAGACGCTCAGGTATTCGACGTGTTCACCGGCGGCCCTGTAGAGAAAGGAAAAAAGAGCGTTGCCGTGTCACTTCAGCTCAGAGCCTCGGACAAAACACTGACCGATGAAGACATTAACGAAGTGCAGAAGAAAACCCTTAAAAACCTTCAATTGGCTATCGGAGCCGAATTGCGTACAATATAG
- a CDS encoding ROK family protein, producing the protein MEKRVIGIDVGGTNLRGALVDQNGKILRREKIASEAHDGIEAVVENLVGLINKLSEGESPAGVGFGIPAIIDSKNGVITQAPNISKAENYPIRDVLKRKLGEGPLVIVENDANCAAVGEWWLGAGKEVGSLVMLTLGTGVGGGIILDGKLWRGADGMGGEIGHTKIYPDGAKCNCENYGCLEIYSSASAIRRMVGDILEDPKVETVLTEEVKGIDPGRIPEVVSKAALGGDEASLGIWDEFGKALGIGIANVVNILNVEMVVIGGGVSQGWEMFIDRTRSELKKRGLKAPAERVRIMRSVLGDDEGIIGAAYLVLNAGDSNGG; encoded by the coding sequence ATGGAAAAGAGAGTAATCGGTATAGATGTAGGCGGCACCAACCTCAGGGGCGCCCTGGTTGATCAAAACGGGAAAATACTGAGACGGGAGAAAATTGCCTCGGAGGCCCACGACGGTATAGAGGCCGTTGTGGAAAACCTTGTCGGCCTGATCAACAAGCTCAGCGAAGGCGAGAGCCCCGCGGGAGTGGGATTCGGCATTCCGGCAATAATCGATTCAAAGAACGGCGTAATTACTCAGGCCCCTAATATTTCCAAAGCGGAAAATTATCCGATAAGGGATGTATTAAAGCGGAAGCTGGGAGAGGGTCCCCTTGTGATAGTGGAAAACGACGCCAATTGCGCAGCCGTGGGGGAATGGTGGCTGGGGGCGGGAAAAGAGGTGGGCTCGCTCGTAATGCTGACGCTCGGCACGGGCGTCGGGGGCGGAATAATTCTCGACGGAAAATTGTGGAGGGGCGCTGACGGCATGGGAGGGGAAATCGGGCATACCAAGATTTATCCGGACGGGGCAAAATGCAATTGCGAGAATTACGGGTGCCTTGAAATTTATTCCTCCGCTTCGGCTATCAGAAGGATGGTCGGAGATATACTCGAAGACCCTAAAGTTGAAACCGTACTCACGGAGGAGGTCAAAGGCATTGACCCGGGCAGGATACCCGAAGTGGTTTCCAAAGCTGCCCTGGGAGGGGACGAAGCCTCGCTCGGAATATGGGATGAGTTCGGGAAGGCGCTCGGGATAGGTATTGCGAATGTGGTTAATATTCTAAATGTGGAGATGGTAGTGATAGGAGGGGGCGTATCTCAGGGATGGGAGATGTTCATAGACCGTACAAGGTCGGAACTTAAGAAGAGGGGACTCAAGGCTCCCGCGGAGAGGGTAAGGATTATGAGAAGCGTGCTCGGGGACGACGAGGGGATCATAGGCGCGGCCTACTTGGTTTTGAACGCCGGGGATAGTAATGGGGGCTAA
- a CDS encoding DUF502 domain-containing protein produces MSKIYSNFKSHFKQNILTGVLVTVPFGLTIWILYILGSWIVSLVSAPPSKLFGSPLGELPRGIHEIVAFLIGLIGTLLIVLVIGAVARNLVGRRLVNFGEGIISKIPLARTIYIATKQVIETLFMGTGMKKLKRVALFQYPRKGIYSIGFITGTLEPGMHHNQTEKRLVSIFVPTTPNPTSGYYIMVPEEDVKELSITIEDAFRIIMSAGLAANNIDNAGPGKKNYPKI; encoded by the coding sequence ATGAGCAAGATCTATAGTAACTTCAAGAGCCATTTCAAGCAAAACATTCTAACGGGTGTTCTGGTTACAGTACCATTCGGTCTTACCATTTGGATATTATACATACTTGGCTCGTGGATCGTATCCCTTGTAAGCGCACCCCCATCAAAACTGTTCGGAAGCCCACTCGGAGAACTACCCCGGGGAATCCATGAAATAGTAGCATTCTTGATAGGCCTTATAGGAACACTTTTAATAGTCCTCGTCATCGGTGCGGTAGCCAGAAATCTGGTGGGCAGAAGGCTTGTCAACTTCGGAGAGGGCATAATATCGAAGATTCCCCTGGCAAGAACCATATATATAGCCACCAAACAGGTTATCGAGACGCTGTTCATGGGCACGGGAATGAAAAAGCTGAAAAGGGTAGCCCTGTTCCAGTATCCCAGAAAGGGAATTTACTCGATCGGATTTATAACAGGGACTCTTGAGCCTGGAATGCATCATAACCAGACGGAGAAGAGACTCGTCAGCATCTTTGTGCCTACAACTCCCAACCCTACCAGCGGGTATTATATAATGGTTCCCGAAGAGGACGTCAAGGAGCTTTCCATAACCATAGAGGACGCGTTCAGGATAATAATGTCCGCGGGACTTGCCGCCAATAATATAGATAATGCTGGCCCGGGTAAGAAAAACTATCCAAAAATATGA